Proteins encoded together in one Catellatospora citrea window:
- a CDS encoding metallophosphoesterase: MGPLGKIVLGAAVVGAGALAYGTLIERNWFTLRRYDVPLLAPEAEPLRVLHLSDLHLTPKQLRKQRWVRELAGLDPDLVVVTGDNMAHPDAVPGVLAAYEPLLELPGAFVFGSNDYSGPVLKSPFGYFREDREYEHGVELPFEDLRAAFLDAGWVDLNNNRATLKAGGRVVDLAGVDDPHIDLDAYPAGPADPAAAVRIALSHAPEPRILDAFAADGFELLLAGHTHGGQVRVPGIGALVTNCGLDRKLARGLHRWDRAWLHVSAGLGTHPTAPVRFACRPEATLLTLIPR, translated from the coding sequence ATGGGTCCGCTCGGGAAAATCGTGTTGGGCGCCGCCGTCGTCGGCGCGGGCGCGCTGGCATACGGCACGCTGATCGAACGCAACTGGTTCACGCTGCGCCGCTACGACGTGCCGCTGCTCGCGCCCGAGGCCGAGCCGCTGCGCGTGCTGCACCTGTCCGACCTGCACCTCACCCCGAAGCAGCTGCGCAAGCAGCGCTGGGTGCGCGAACTGGCCGGTCTCGACCCCGACCTGGTCGTGGTGACCGGCGACAACATGGCCCACCCGGACGCCGTGCCCGGCGTGCTCGCCGCGTACGAGCCGCTGCTGGAGCTGCCCGGAGCCTTCGTCTTCGGCTCGAACGACTACAGCGGCCCGGTGCTGAAGAGCCCCTTCGGCTACTTCCGCGAGGACCGCGAGTACGAGCACGGCGTGGAACTGCCCTTCGAGGACCTGCGCGCGGCCTTCCTCGACGCCGGCTGGGTCGACCTCAACAACAACCGCGCCACGCTCAAGGCCGGCGGCCGCGTCGTCGACCTGGCCGGGGTCGACGACCCCCACATCGACCTCGACGCCTACCCCGCCGGCCCGGCCGACCCGGCCGCCGCGGTGCGCATCGCGCTCAGCCACGCCCCGGAGCCCCGGATCCTCGACGCGTTCGCCGCCGACGGCTTCGAGCTGCTGCTGGCCGGCCACACCCACGGCGGCCAGGTGCGGGTGCCGGGCATCGGGGCGCTGGTCACCAACTGCGGGCTGGACCGCAAACTGGCCCGCGGGCTGCACCGCTGGGACCGCGCCTGGCTGCACGTCTCCGCGGGTCTGGGCACCCACCCGACCGCTCCCGTGCGCTTCGCCTGCCGCCCGGAGGCGACCCTGCTGACGCTCATCCCACGCTGA
- a CDS encoding WhiB family transcriptional regulator has product MGMVNDWPSLAACRNGDPDALFVQGAEQNVAKRVCRGCPVRYECLADALDNRIEFGVWGGMTERERRALLRRHPHVASWKRAFEVAMQEQDRRELVRV; this is encoded by the coding sequence ATGGGCATGGTCAACGATTGGCCCAGTCTCGCGGCGTGCCGGAACGGAGATCCGGACGCGCTGTTCGTTCAGGGTGCGGAGCAGAACGTCGCCAAGAGAGTCTGTCGCGGGTGCCCGGTGCGGTACGAGTGCCTGGCGGACGCACTCGACAATCGCATCGAGTTCGGCGTCTGGGGCGGCATGACCGAGCGGGAGCGCCGCGCACTGCTGCGCCGGCACCCGCACGTGGCCAGCTGGAAGCGCGCCTTCGAGGTCGCCATGCAGGAACAGGACCGCCGCGAGCTGGTCCGTGTCTGA
- a CDS encoding aspartate-semialdehyde dehydrogenase: MSHKLPTLAVVGATGAVGTVMLDILSNRRNVWGEIRLIASARSAGRRLHVRGEEVEVVALTEEAFDGVDVAMFDVPDEVSAYWAPIAAARGVIAVDNSGAFRMDPDVPLVVPEINPAQIRNRPKGIIANANCTTLAMIVAIAPLHNAYGLKELVLASYQAVSGAGQVGVDTLHDQIAKVAGDRVLGTRPGNVRNAVGDDLGPFAAPVALNVVPFAGSLKDGGWSSEELKMRNESRKILGLPDLKVSATCVRVPVVTGHSVAVHAVFGSEVDAPGAREVLQGAPGVIVVDDPAAGEFPMPIDAVGTDPSWVGRIRRAVDDPRALDFFVTGDNLRKGAALNTAQIAELLATELRH; the protein is encoded by the coding sequence ATGAGCCATAAGCTGCCCACCCTCGCCGTCGTCGGCGCCACCGGCGCGGTCGGCACGGTGATGCTCGACATCCTCAGCAACCGCCGCAACGTGTGGGGCGAGATCCGGCTGATCGCCTCCGCGCGCTCGGCGGGCCGCCGCCTGCATGTGCGCGGCGAGGAGGTCGAGGTCGTCGCGCTCACCGAGGAGGCGTTCGACGGCGTCGACGTCGCCATGTTCGACGTGCCCGACGAGGTCTCCGCCTACTGGGCGCCCATCGCGGCGGCACGTGGCGTGATCGCGGTGGACAACTCCGGCGCGTTCCGGATGGATCCGGACGTCCCCCTGGTCGTCCCGGAGATCAACCCGGCGCAGATCCGCAACCGGCCCAAGGGCATCATCGCCAACGCCAACTGCACCACGCTGGCGATGATCGTGGCGATCGCCCCGCTGCACAACGCGTACGGCCTCAAGGAGCTGGTGCTGGCCTCCTACCAGGCCGTCTCCGGGGCCGGTCAGGTCGGCGTGGACACCCTGCACGACCAGATCGCGAAGGTCGCCGGGGACCGCGTGCTCGGCACCCGGCCCGGCAACGTCCGCAACGCCGTCGGCGACGACCTCGGCCCGTTCGCCGCGCCCGTCGCGCTGAACGTGGTCCCGTTCGCCGGCTCGCTCAAGGACGGCGGCTGGTCCAGCGAAGAGCTGAAGATGCGCAACGAGTCCCGCAAGATCCTGGGACTGCCCGACCTGAAGGTCAGCGCGACCTGCGTACGCGTCCCCGTGGTCACCGGCCACTCGGTCGCCGTGCACGCGGTCTTCGGCTCCGAGGTCGACGCCCCCGGGGCGCGTGAGGTGCTTCAGGGCGCCCCCGGCGTGATCGTCGTCGACGACCCCGCCGCCGGGGAGTTCCCCATGCCCATCGACGCCGTCGGCACCGACCCGTCCTGGGTCGGCCGCATCCGCCGCGCCGTCGACGACCCCCGCGCCCTCGACTTCTTCGTCACCGGCGACAACCTCCGCAAGGGCGCGGCCCTCAACACCGCCCAGATCGCCGAACTCCTCGCCACCGAACTCCGCCACTGA
- a CDS encoding aspartate kinase, with protein MALVVQKYGGSSVANAERIKRVAERIVATRKAGNDVCVVVSAMGDTTDELIDLAHQVSPLPPGREFDMLLTAGERISMALLAMAIHNLGYEARSYTGSQAGVITTSVHGRARIIDVTPGRLRGALDEGAIVIVAGFQGVAQDTKDITTLGRGGSDTTAVALAAALKADVCEIYTDVDGVYTADPRIVPNAQKVDQITYEEMLELAASGAKILHLRSVEYARRFGLPIHVRSSYSNNTGTLVTGSMEDLSVEQALITGVAHDRNEAKITIVSVPDEPGEAASIFRALADSEINIDMIVQNVSTEASGRTDISFTLPKDDGPTAMAALQKIQERVGFKGLLYDDHIGKISLVGAGMRSNPGVTATFCEALARAGVNIEIISTSEIRISVVCRDTDLDAAVGAVHDAFELGGDEAAVVYAGTGR; from the coding sequence GTGGCCCTCGTGGTGCAGAAGTACGGCGGCTCGTCAGTCGCCAATGCTGAGCGGATCAAGCGGGTCGCCGAGCGCATCGTCGCGACGCGGAAGGCCGGCAACGACGTGTGTGTGGTCGTCTCCGCGATGGGTGACACGACCGACGAGCTGATCGACCTGGCGCACCAGGTCAGCCCGCTGCCGCCCGGCCGCGAGTTCGACATGCTGCTGACCGCCGGCGAGCGCATCTCGATGGCGTTGCTGGCCATGGCCATCCACAACCTGGGCTACGAGGCGCGCTCGTACACCGGGTCGCAGGCGGGCGTCATCACCACCTCGGTGCACGGCCGGGCCCGCATCATCGACGTCACCCCGGGCCGCCTGCGCGGCGCGCTCGACGAGGGCGCGATCGTGATCGTGGCCGGCTTCCAGGGCGTCGCCCAGGACACCAAGGACATCACCACGCTCGGCCGCGGCGGCTCGGACACGACCGCGGTGGCGCTGGCCGCCGCGCTCAAGGCCGACGTCTGCGAGATCTACACCGACGTCGACGGCGTCTACACCGCCGACCCGCGCATCGTGCCCAACGCGCAGAAGGTCGACCAGATCACGTATGAGGAGATGCTCGAACTGGCCGCCTCCGGCGCCAAGATCCTGCATCTGCGCAGCGTGGAGTACGCCCGCCGGTTCGGGCTGCCGATCCACGTCCGCTCGTCGTACTCGAACAACACCGGCACCCTCGTGACGGGATCAATGGAGGACCTTTCCGTGGAGCAAGCACTCATCACCGGCGTCGCGCACGACCGCAACGAAGCGAAGATCACCATCGTCTCGGTGCCGGACGAGCCGGGCGAGGCCGCGTCGATCTTCCGGGCGCTCGCGGACTCCGAGATCAACATCGACATGATCGTGCAGAACGTCTCCACCGAGGCCTCCGGCCGCACCGACATCTCCTTCACGCTGCCCAAGGACGACGGCCCCACCGCGATGGCCGCCCTGCAGAAGATCCAGGAGCGGGTCGGCTTCAAGGGCCTGCTCTACGACGACCACATCGGCAAGATCTCCCTGGTCGGTGCGGGTATGCGCTCCAACCCGGGCGTCACCGCCACCTTCTGCGAGGCACTGGCCCGGGCCGGCGTCAACATCGAGATCATCTCCACCTCCGAGATCCGCATCTCGGTGGTCTGCCGCGACACCGACCTCGACGCCGCCGTGGGCGCCGTGCACGACGCGTTCGAGCTCGGCGGCGACGAAGCGGCCGTGGTGTACGCCGGGACCGGCCGGTGA
- a CDS encoding GatB/YqeY domain-containing protein encodes MGTLKERLTEDMRSAMKARDEVVTGTLRMALAAVGVAEVAGKAKRELNDEEVLAVLAKEAKKRREAETAFADAGRAEQAAKERAEEEVLARYLPKQLTDEEIAQLVSQTLAAGGFSGMGAMGPAMKAVQAAVAGRAEGGKVSAEVRRQLAA; translated from the coding sequence ATGGGCACCCTGAAGGAGCGCCTGACCGAGGACATGCGCTCGGCCATGAAGGCGCGCGACGAGGTGGTGACCGGCACGCTGCGGATGGCGCTGGCGGCCGTGGGCGTCGCCGAGGTCGCCGGGAAGGCCAAGCGTGAGCTGAACGACGAGGAGGTGCTCGCGGTGCTCGCCAAAGAGGCGAAGAAGCGCCGGGAGGCCGAGACGGCGTTCGCCGACGCGGGCCGCGCCGAGCAGGCCGCGAAGGAGCGGGCCGAGGAGGAGGTGCTGGCCCGGTACCTGCCGAAGCAGCTCACTGACGAGGAGATCGCGCAGCTGGTGTCGCAGACGTTGGCCGCGGGCGGTTTCAGCGGGATGGGGGCGATGGGCCCGGCGATGAAGGCGGTCCAGGCCGCGGTGGCCGGCCGCGCCGAGGGCGGCAAGGTCTCCGCGGAGGTACGCCGCCAGCTGGCCGCCTAG
- a CDS encoding GNAT family N-acetyltransferase, with protein sequence MFQPTYPIRTERLTLRPITLDDLDDVYAWQSRPDVVRWMLGAGPRTREQSLSSVTAMAREDALRAEGDCLTLAVTTGAGVIGTVELVWRSEADRTAELGYVFHPDHGGRGLATEAATALLDWGFGQFGLHRVYARCHGDNEASARMMARLGMRQEARHVESYRFGGQWADQLVFAVLGREWRARGAAAG encoded by the coding sequence ATGTTCCAGCCGACGTACCCGATCCGCACCGAGCGCCTCACGCTGCGCCCGATCACGCTGGACGACCTCGACGACGTGTACGCGTGGCAGTCCCGCCCCGATGTCGTGCGCTGGATGCTCGGCGCCGGGCCGCGTACCCGCGAGCAGTCGCTGTCGTCGGTGACCGCGATGGCGCGCGAGGACGCGCTGCGTGCGGAGGGCGACTGCCTGACCCTGGCCGTGACGACCGGTGCCGGGGTGATCGGCACCGTGGAGCTGGTCTGGCGCAGCGAAGCCGACCGGACGGCCGAACTCGGCTACGTCTTCCACCCTGATCACGGCGGGCGCGGTCTGGCCACGGAGGCCGCCACGGCGCTGCTGGACTGGGGCTTCGGCCAGTTCGGGCTGCACCGGGTCTACGCCAGGTGCCACGGCGACAACGAGGCGTCCGCACGCATGATGGCGCGGCTCGGCATGCGGCAGGAGGCGCGCCACGTCGAGAGCTACCGGTTCGGCGGCCAGTGGGCCGACCAGCTTGTCTTCGCGGTGCTGGGGCGCGAATGGCGGGCCCGCGGGGCAGCGGCGGGCTGA
- a CDS encoding ArsA family ATPase — MLDVDALLADPGVRIVVCCGSGGVGKTTTAAALAVRAAEEHGRRTVVLTIDPARRLAQSLGLTELDNTPRPVEGLSGDGDLHAMMLDMKRTFDEVVLSHTAPERAKEIFANPFYQAMSSTFSGTQEYMAMEKLSQLRATDRWDLIVVDTPPSRSALDFLDAPARLGRFLDGKMLRLLMVPARAGGRSMFNLVTASFGVFSKAVQKILGAQLLTDLSGFVSALDSTFGGFRERADRTYRVLQDPQTAFLVVAAPEPDAVREAAYFAERLGAERMPLAGLVLNRVHRSELPELSAADSAEAAEKLSAEHAEHALTAQALQVHALLMRQVARETEVSTGFTDEFPQVPVAYVPAQPTDVHDLVGLRAIGAALAARAE, encoded by the coding sequence ATGCTCGACGTGGACGCCCTGCTGGCAGATCCCGGCGTACGCATCGTGGTCTGCTGCGGTTCGGGCGGGGTCGGCAAGACGACCACCGCCGCGGCGCTGGCAGTGCGAGCCGCCGAGGAGCACGGCCGTCGCACCGTCGTGCTGACCATCGACCCGGCCCGGCGGCTGGCCCAGTCACTCGGCCTGACCGAGCTGGACAACACCCCGCGCCCGGTGGAAGGCCTGTCCGGCGACGGCGACCTGCACGCGATGATGCTGGACATGAAGCGCACCTTCGACGAGGTGGTGCTCAGCCACACCGCGCCCGAGCGGGCGAAGGAGATCTTCGCCAACCCCTTCTACCAGGCCATGAGTTCGACCTTCTCCGGCACGCAGGAGTACATGGCGATGGAGAAGCTGAGCCAGCTGCGGGCCACCGACCGGTGGGACCTCATCGTGGTGGACACCCCGCCGTCCCGGTCGGCGCTGGACTTCCTGGACGCGCCCGCCCGGTTGGGGCGATTCCTGGACGGCAAGATGCTGCGCCTGCTGATGGTGCCCGCGCGGGCCGGCGGCCGGAGCATGTTCAATCTGGTCACCGCCTCGTTCGGGGTGTTCTCCAAGGCGGTGCAGAAGATCCTCGGCGCGCAGCTGCTGACCGACCTGTCCGGCTTCGTATCGGCGCTGGACTCGACGTTCGGCGGGTTCCGGGAGCGCGCCGACCGCACCTACCGGGTGCTGCAGGACCCGCAGACCGCGTTCCTGGTGGTGGCCGCGCCCGAGCCGGACGCCGTACGGGAGGCCGCCTACTTCGCGGAGCGGCTCGGCGCGGAGCGCATGCCGCTGGCCGGGCTGGTGCTCAACCGGGTGCACCGGTCCGAGCTGCCGGAGCTGTCGGCGGCCGACAGCGCGGAGGCGGCCGAGAAGCTGTCCGCCGAGCATGCCGAGCACGCGCTGACAGCCCAGGCGCTGCAGGTGCACGCCCTGCTGATGCGGCAGGTGGCCCGGGAGACCGAGGTGTCGACCGGCTTCACCGACGAGTTCCCGCAGGTCCCGGTGGCGTACGTGCCGGCCCAGCCGACCGACGTGCACGACCTGGTCGGCCTGCGGGCCATCGGCGCGGCACTGGCGGCCCGTGCCGAATGA
- a CDS encoding MFS transporter, whose amino-acid sequence MALRDNLIPPPGLPRRLATQNLLFGVGAGTFLTGSAVFFTRVVGLRPHEIGIGLSLAAAIALVTAVPLSALTDRFGAHRMWTGGVVAQGLLFAAWPFARGFWSFLLVIACLELVATVGQAGRNVYLIEALDPETRVRTQAFSRSWLNVGWSLGAGLAALALAIDTVPAYYTLVLLNSALLLANAYFIGRLPQVPRAAAGTARRRVGAVFADRPFLAVTAVCAVLTCYMTVLMEVAPLWLLHRTDAPKWWLGVMTVTNTLMATTLQVAVTRGAHTVGGAAAASRRAGLVAALGCPVYLLTGTTSGVLTMVLLVVATILLTMAELWHSAGSWTFMAELPPTDRRGEYIGAFRMGGSAQSMIAPASLIALAVTSGGWGWFAIAGLFLGAALLIGPAARHAARSREQLPSVPAPVPA is encoded by the coding sequence ATGGCCCTACGCGACAACCTCATCCCGCCGCCCGGACTCCCCCGCCGCCTCGCCACGCAGAACCTCCTGTTCGGTGTCGGTGCGGGCACCTTCCTCACCGGCAGCGCGGTCTTCTTCACCCGCGTGGTCGGCCTGCGGCCGCACGAGATCGGTATCGGGTTGTCGCTGGCCGCCGCGATCGCGCTGGTCACCGCGGTGCCGCTGAGCGCGCTGACGGACCGGTTCGGCGCGCACCGGATGTGGACGGGCGGCGTCGTCGCCCAGGGCCTGCTGTTCGCCGCGTGGCCGTTCGCCCGGGGCTTCTGGAGCTTCCTGCTCGTCATCGCCTGCCTGGAACTGGTCGCCACGGTGGGGCAGGCCGGGCGCAACGTGTACCTGATCGAGGCGCTCGATCCGGAGACGCGGGTCCGCACCCAGGCGTTCTCCCGCTCCTGGCTGAACGTCGGCTGGTCGCTGGGCGCCGGGCTGGCCGCGCTGGCGCTGGCGATCGACACCGTTCCCGCGTACTACACGCTGGTGCTGCTCAACAGCGCGCTGCTGCTCGCCAACGCGTACTTCATCGGCCGCCTGCCGCAGGTGCCCCGGGCCGCGGCCGGGACGGCCCGGCGGCGGGTGGGCGCGGTCTTCGCGGACCGGCCGTTCCTCGCGGTGACCGCGGTCTGCGCCGTGCTGACCTGCTACATGACCGTGCTGATGGAGGTCGCCCCGCTGTGGCTGCTGCACCGCACGGACGCCCCGAAATGGTGGCTGGGCGTGATGACGGTGACCAACACGCTCATGGCCACGACGCTGCAGGTCGCGGTGACGCGGGGCGCGCACACCGTCGGCGGCGCCGCGGCGGCCTCCCGCCGGGCGGGCCTGGTCGCCGCGCTGGGCTGCCCGGTCTACCTGCTCACCGGGACCACCAGCGGGGTCCTCACCATGGTGCTGCTGGTGGTGGCGACGATCCTGCTGACCATGGCCGAGCTGTGGCACTCGGCGGGCTCGTGGACGTTCATGGCGGAACTGCCGCCCACCGACCGGCGCGGTGAGTACATCGGCGCGTTCCGGATGGGCGGCTCCGCCCAGTCCATGATCGCCCCGGCGTCGCTGATCGCGCTCGCGGTGACCTCCGGCGGCTGGGGCTGGTTCGCCATCGCCGGGCTGTTCCTGGGGGCGGCGCTGCTCATCGGCCCCGCGGCCCGGCACGCGGCCCGCTCCCGGGAGCAACTGCCCAGCGTGCCGGCTCCGGTGCCTGCCTGA
- a CDS encoding diguanylate cyclase yields the protein MPLPRIIDDVSAALRTSRSAVEACNATVSVLSRHTPALIEALLHVKDQLRCVSASGAWQVFSAVPLGHGVVGRVYASGKPVTILDVANDPDYIRLGPPITSEICTPIIDRTGHPVGVINAEWAEAQPLDGWEETLTEAGRLLGARLSELGGPPAETRSEQLLRHALALTNAETDADVLVRACRAAREVTGLAAAVLLRPAPDLLPDEQDLRVVVAASSPEPRDRPLVARLAQIDPDRLAALLDEACRYGASYTLGDPAVLDARGFEALTAAGVRTMIAVPLGAGTPVVSSSVGALVVLDETAIVPDSALVNLLELLAAQASTCLEKLTTLRRLHVQASSDPLTGLRHGGPFGDRLANATPGRTALLAIDIDQFKAVNDTLGHAAGDRVLVQMSSALQQALRLGDELFRVGGDEFVAVIDVPSAAEALLVAERLVAAARATGRTISVGVAVQGELEPPEAAMYRADQALYAVKRNGRNGVRLAP from the coding sequence GTGCCCCTTCCTCGCATCATTGATGATGTCTCCGCAGCACTGCGAACCTCCCGCAGCGCGGTAGAAGCCTGCAATGCCACGGTCTCCGTGCTCAGCCGGCACACCCCCGCCCTGATCGAGGCGCTGCTGCATGTGAAGGACCAGCTCCGGTGCGTCTCGGCGAGCGGCGCCTGGCAGGTGTTCTCCGCCGTCCCACTGGGCCACGGCGTGGTCGGCCGGGTCTACGCCAGCGGCAAGCCCGTCACCATCCTCGACGTCGCCAACGACCCGGACTACATCCGGCTCGGGCCGCCGATCACCTCCGAGATCTGCACGCCCATCATCGACCGCACCGGGCACCCGGTCGGCGTCATCAACGCCGAGTGGGCCGAGGCGCAGCCGCTGGACGGCTGGGAGGAGACCCTCACCGAGGCCGGTCGGCTGCTCGGCGCACGCCTGAGCGAGCTGGGCGGCCCGCCGGCCGAGACCCGCAGCGAGCAGTTGCTGCGCCACGCGCTCGCGCTCACCAACGCCGAGACCGACGCCGACGTGCTGGTCCGGGCCTGTCGCGCGGCGCGCGAGGTGACCGGACTGGCCGCCGCCGTGCTGCTGCGCCCGGCCCCGGACCTGCTGCCCGACGAGCAGGACCTGCGGGTGGTCGTCGCGGCCAGCTCGCCGGAGCCCCGCGACCGGCCACTGGTCGCCCGGCTGGCGCAGATCGATCCCGACCGGCTCGCCGCGCTGCTCGACGAGGCCTGCCGGTACGGAGCCTCGTACACCCTGGGTGATCCCGCGGTGCTCGACGCCCGCGGTTTCGAGGCGCTGACCGCCGCGGGAGTGCGCACCATGATCGCCGTCCCGCTCGGGGCCGGCACGCCCGTGGTGTCCTCCTCGGTCGGCGCGCTGGTGGTGCTGGACGAGACCGCGATCGTGCCGGACAGCGCGCTGGTGAACCTGCTGGAGCTGCTGGCCGCGCAAGCCAGCACCTGCCTGGAGAAACTGACCACGCTGCGCCGCCTGCATGTGCAGGCCAGCTCCGACCCGTTGACGGGGCTGCGCCACGGCGGACCTTTCGGCGACCGCCTCGCCAATGCCACGCCCGGCCGGACCGCGCTGCTCGCGATCGACATCGACCAGTTCAAGGCGGTCAACGACACGCTCGGCCACGCTGCGGGCGACCGCGTGCTGGTGCAGATGTCCAGCGCGCTGCAGCAGGCGCTGCGGCTCGGGGACGAGCTGTTCCGGGTCGGCGGGGACGAGTTCGTCGCGGTGATCGACGTGCCCAGCGCCGCGGAGGCGCTGCTGGTCGCCGAGCGCCTGGTCGCGGCGGCCCGGGCGACCGGGCGCACGATCAGCGTGGGGGTGGCGGTGCAGGGCGAGCTGGAGCCGCCGGAGGCCGCGATGTACCGCGCCGACCAGGCCCTCTACGCCGTCAAGCGCAACGGCCGCAACGGCGTCCGCCTCGCCCCGTAA
- a CDS encoding penicillin-binding protein, which translates to MRKRDHNILANAASLLICGLLAGVVVAAAAFPAVALSGLAAKAGGEAFGQLPDELVVKRSPQISYVYANDGKTLIATMYDENRRDLPLEEMPKIVQQAILAAEDQKFYEHNGVDVMGIARAFVANKQAGDVEQGASTLTMQFVRLSISYSADTAQEVVDATEDTSKRKVREMRYAMAIEQRMTKEQILEGYLNTAYFGNRAYGIYAASQVYFGKEPKTLTAAEAAFLAALVKFPGTYSVESGSGEKTAVDRRNYVLGEMVQTGALTEQQATLAKAEPLKIVGKITPNGCVQATKSTWGFFCDYFQRWWNDQEVFGATAYDRERSLKSGGFRIVTSLDPVAQDAADKNIRAQISVNNDKALMLAAVEPGSGKVRALAVNRNFKLDDKNKPKNKLNSDPAKKRRGLLGTYPNTTNPLMTGGDGFTGYQAGSAFKLFSLVAALEKGYPLDFTMATKKVFVTKFPISGPNANCGGYYCASGQGGGVHNMWTAFGSSVNTYFVPLAILAGVQNTVNVAKKMGITFHDEPGTNQDDLGYSNNASQWGAFTLGVSATTPLQLANAYATVVADGLYCEPTPVQSITDIKGNELSVAEKRCKQVMTADVARAAVDAGRCPGGDRSAYGECRGTTNQDSRGIVGKPITGKSGTTDNSASATLTLSTKQLTISGFLTNPDWAHDSHMEHGVVNPAVQKTLRDFMKGKPAIQFTKPSSKIAYGDQISIPNVECKTIDEARAILRGKGFDVEVAPEQTDSKCPKGTAAGTSPDGKTIRKGMVQIEVSNGKSAPNPGTGPGPGNGPGQPPPPRN; encoded by the coding sequence ATGCGAAAGCGCGACCACAACATACTGGCCAACGCCGCATCGCTGTTGATTTGCGGCCTGCTTGCCGGCGTGGTGGTGGCTGCGGCCGCATTCCCCGCGGTGGCACTGTCCGGACTGGCCGCCAAGGCGGGCGGTGAAGCCTTCGGCCAGCTCCCCGATGAGCTGGTCGTCAAGCGCTCCCCCCAGATCAGCTACGTCTACGCCAACGACGGCAAGACGCTCATCGCGACGATGTACGACGAGAACCGGCGCGACCTTCCGCTGGAAGAGATGCCCAAGATCGTCCAGCAGGCCATCCTCGCCGCTGAGGACCAGAAGTTCTACGAGCACAACGGCGTCGACGTGATGGGCATCGCCCGCGCGTTCGTGGCCAACAAGCAGGCCGGCGACGTGGAGCAGGGCGCCTCGACGCTGACCATGCAGTTCGTCCGGCTGTCCATCTCCTACTCGGCCGACACCGCGCAGGAGGTCGTCGACGCGACCGAGGACACCAGCAAGCGCAAGGTCCGCGAGATGCGCTACGCGATGGCCATCGAGCAGCGGATGACCAAGGAGCAGATCCTCGAGGGCTACCTCAACACCGCATACTTCGGCAACCGGGCATACGGCATCTACGCCGCGTCGCAGGTCTACTTCGGCAAGGAGCCGAAGACGCTGACCGCCGCCGAGGCCGCGTTCCTCGCCGCGCTGGTGAAGTTCCCCGGCACCTACAGCGTCGAGAGCGGCTCCGGCGAGAAGACCGCCGTGGACCGGCGCAACTACGTGCTGGGCGAGATGGTGCAGACCGGCGCGCTCACCGAGCAGCAGGCCACGCTGGCCAAGGCCGAGCCGCTGAAGATCGTCGGCAAGATCACCCCGAACGGCTGCGTGCAGGCCACCAAGAGCACGTGGGGCTTCTTCTGCGACTACTTCCAGCGTTGGTGGAACGACCAGGAGGTGTTCGGCGCCACCGCGTACGACCGCGAGCGCTCGCTGAAGTCGGGCGGCTTCCGCATCGTCACCTCGCTCGACCCGGTCGCCCAGGACGCGGCGGACAAGAACATCCGGGCCCAGATCTCGGTCAACAACGACAAGGCGCTGATGCTGGCCGCCGTCGAGCCCGGCTCCGGCAAGGTGCGGGCGCTGGCCGTCAACCGCAACTTCAAGCTCGACGACAAGAACAAGCCGAAGAACAAGCTCAACTCCGACCCGGCCAAGAAGCGCAGGGGCCTGCTCGGCACCTACCCGAACACCACCAACCCGCTGATGACCGGCGGCGACGGGTTCACCGGCTACCAGGCGGGTTCGGCGTTCAAGCTCTTCAGCCTGGTCGCCGCGTTGGAGAAGGGCTATCCGCTCGACTTCACGATGGCGACCAAGAAGGTGTTCGTCACCAAGTTCCCGATCAGCGGCCCCAACGCCAACTGCGGCGGCTACTACTGCGCCAGCGGTCAGGGCGGCGGCGTGCACAACATGTGGACCGCCTTCGGCAGCTCGGTGAACACCTACTTCGTGCCGCTGGCGATCCTGGCCGGCGTCCAGAACACGGTGAACGTCGCCAAGAAGATGGGCATCACGTTCCACGACGAGCCCGGCACCAACCAGGACGACCTGGGCTACTCCAACAACGCCAGCCAGTGGGGCGCTTTCACGCTGGGCGTCTCCGCGACCACCCCGCTGCAGCTGGCCAACGCGTACGCCACGGTCGTCGCCGACGGCCTGTACTGCGAGCCCACCCCGGTGCAGTCGATCACCGACATCAAGGGCAACGAGCTCTCCGTCGCCGAGAAGCGCTGCAAGCAGGTCATGACGGCGGACGTGGCACGTGCGGCCGTCGACGCCGGCCGCTGCCCGGGCGGTGACAGGTCCGCCTACGGCGAGTGCCGCGGCACGACCAACCAGGACTCCCGCGGCATCGTCGGCAAGCCGATCACCGGCAAGTCCGGCACCACCGACAACAGCGCGTCGGCGACGCTGACCCTGTCCACCAAGCAGCTCACCATCTCCGGCTTCCTCACCAACCCCGACTGGGCCCATGACTCGCACATGGAGCACGGCGTGGTCAACCCGGCGGTGCAGAAGACGCTCCGCGATTTCATGAAGGGCAAGCCGGCGATCCAGTTCACCAAGCCCAGCTCCAAGATCGCATATGGCGACCAGATCTCCATCCCGAACGTCGAATGCAAGACGATCGACGAGGCCAGGGCGATCCTGCGGGGCAAGGGCTTCGACGTCGAAGTGGCGCCGGAGCAGACCGACTCCAAGTGCCCCAAGGGCACCGCGGCCGGCACCAGCCCGGACGGCAAGACCATCCGCAAGGGCATGGTCCAGATCGAGGTCAGCAACGGCAAGAGCGCCCCGAATCCGGGCACCGGCCCCGGCCCCGGCAACGGCCCGGGCCAGCCCCCGCCGCCACGGAACTGA